The following proteins are encoded in a genomic region of Streptococcus cristatus AS 1.3089:
- a CDS encoding FAD-containing oxidoreductase, whose amino-acid sequence MLTYDLIVIGFGKAGKTLAAKMASQGKKVALIERSKAMYGGTCINIACIPTKTLLVAAEKGLAFDQVMAEKNAVTSRLNGKNYAAISGAGVDIIDAEAHFLSNKVIEITAGDEKEELTAETIVINTGAVSNVLPIPGLTETEHVYDSTGIQNLKELPKRLGVLGGGNIGLEFAGLYNKLGSQVTVLDAAPLFLPRVEPSIAALAKQYMEEDGIQLLQNVQTKQIKNDGDEVVVVTEDGEFRFDALLYATGRKPNVEPLQLENTDIELTERGAIKVNKHLETSVPGVFAAGDVNGGLQFTYISLDDFRILYSYLAGDGSYTLEDRKNVPTSMFITPPLAQIGLTEKEAKEQGLPIAVKEIPVAAMPRGHVNADLRGAFKAVVNTETKEIVGATIFSAGAQEIINILTVAMDNKIPYTYLSKQIFTHPTLAENLNDLFAI is encoded by the coding sequence ATGTTAACCTATGATTTAATTGTCATCGGCTTTGGTAAGGCCGGTAAAACATTGGCAGCCAAAATGGCGTCCCAAGGAAAAAAAGTTGCTTTGATTGAGCGAAGCAAGGCTATGTATGGGGGAACCTGTATCAATATCGCCTGTATCCCAACCAAGACCCTGCTTGTCGCAGCTGAAAAAGGCCTGGCTTTCGACCAAGTCATGGCTGAAAAGAACGCTGTAACCAGCCGTCTCAACGGGAAGAACTACGCAGCAATCAGTGGCGCTGGCGTCGACATCATTGATGCAGAAGCTCATTTCCTTTCAAATAAGGTCATCGAAATCACAGCTGGCGATGAAAAAGAGGAACTGACTGCTGAGACTATTGTCATCAATACTGGTGCTGTTTCCAACGTCCTACCAATTCCAGGACTGACTGAAACCGAGCACGTCTATGACTCAACTGGCATCCAAAATCTGAAAGAACTTCCTAAACGCTTGGGAGTCCTGGGTGGTGGTAACATCGGCCTAGAATTCGCTGGACTCTACAACAAATTGGGCAGTCAGGTGACTGTGCTAGATGCTGCTCCGCTCTTTCTCCCTCGAGTAGAGCCTTCTATCGCTGCTCTAGCTAAGCAATACATGGAAGAAGACGGAATCCAGCTCCTGCAAAATGTACAAACCAAGCAGATTAAAAATGATGGTGATGAAGTTGTGGTTGTGACAGAGGATGGAGAATTCCGCTTTGATGCCCTGCTCTATGCTACTGGCCGTAAGCCGAATGTTGAGCCACTGCAGTTGGAAAATACAGATATCGAGCTGACAGAGCGCGGCGCTATTAAGGTCAATAAACACTTGGAAACATCTGTACCTGGAGTTTTTGCAGCGGGTGATGTCAATGGCGGTCTGCAGTTCACTTATATCTCACTGGATGACTTCCGTATCCTTTATAGCTATCTGGCTGGTGACGGAAGCTACACACTGGAAGACCGTAAAAACGTCCCTACCAGCATGTTCATCACACCGCCTTTGGCTCAAATCGGATTGACCGAAAAGGAAGCCAAAGAGCAAGGACTGCCGATTGCAGTTAAGGAGATTCCAGTCGCAGCAATGCCTCGCGGACATGTCAATGCTGACTTACGCGGTGCCTTCAAGGCCGTTGTCAACACAGAGACCAAGGAAATTGTTGGGGCAACAATCTTCTCAGCAGGGGCTCAGGAAATTATCAATATCCTGACTGTAGCCATGGATAATAAGATTCCTTATACCTACTTGAGCAAGCAAATCTTCACCCACCCAACGCTGGCTGAAAACCTCAATGATTTATTTGCTATCTAA
- a CDS encoding Type 1 glutamine amidotransferase-like domain-containing protein, with amino-acid sequence MKQLFLCSYFAGVKDLFSDYAKEKNLEKKVLFIPTAGNKEDYTAYIDEAQQAFRDLGFEIEILDIASCDREIAQAKIFQSKILYVSGGNTFYLLQELNKKQLLPLIKEQIRDGLVYVGESAGAIITAKDIDYNKLMDDKTVATELFDTAGLGEVNFYILPHYGEEPFTDSSQKTFEMYKNQFSLMLINNSQAVIVNGEEREVVSEQT; translated from the coding sequence ATGAAACAATTATTTTTATGTTCATATTTTGCTGGTGTCAAGGATCTTTTTAGTGATTATGCAAAGGAAAAGAATTTAGAAAAAAAGGTTTTATTTATTCCTACCGCTGGGAACAAAGAGGACTATACTGCCTATATCGATGAGGCTCAGCAAGCATTCAGAGATTTAGGCTTTGAGATAGAGATTCTGGATATTGCTTCTTGTGATCGAGAAATCGCGCAGGCAAAGATTTTCCAAAGTAAGATTCTTTATGTCTCAGGCGGAAATACATTTTATTTATTGCAAGAATTAAATAAAAAGCAACTCCTACCTCTTATCAAAGAACAAATACGAGATGGGTTGGTTTATGTGGGAGAATCAGCAGGGGCTATTATTACAGCCAAGGATATTGACTACAATAAACTCATGGACGACAAGACGGTAGCGACAGAGTTATTTGATACAGCAGGATTGGGTGAAGTAAATTTTTATATCCTTCCACATTATGGTGAGGAGCCTTTTACTGATAGTAGTCAGAAGACCTTTGAAATGTATAAAAATCAGTTCAGTTTAATGCTAATAAACAATTCCCAAGCCGTAATTGTAAATGGTGAAGAAAGAGAAGTCGTTTCTGAACAGACTTAA
- a CDS encoding YvcK family protein, with the protein MRKPRITVIGGGTGISVILDSLRKKEVEITAIVTVADDGGSSGELRKNIQQLTPPGDLRNVLVAMSDMPKFYEKVFQYRFAEGDGVLAGHPLGNLIIAGISEMQGSTYNAMQLLTKFFHTTGKIYPSSDTPLTLHAVFTDGTEVVGESNLASKAGMIERVYVTNTYDDEKPVASRKVVQSILDSDMVVLGPGSLFTSILPNLVIEEIGQALLETKAEVAYVCNIMTQRGETEHFSDSDHVQVLHRHLGKKFIDTVLVNIEPVPREYMNSNKFDEYLVQVDHNFRGLQEQVPRVISSNFLRLENGGAFHDGELLVDELMQIIQVRK; encoded by the coding sequence ATGAGAAAACCAAGAATCACAGTCATTGGTGGCGGCACAGGAATCTCAGTTATCTTGGACAGTCTGCGGAAAAAAGAAGTGGAAATCACAGCCATTGTCACAGTAGCAGATGACGGCGGCAGTTCTGGAGAGCTGCGGAAAAATATCCAACAGCTGACTCCTCCGGGTGATTTGCGAAATGTTTTAGTAGCCATGTCTGACATGCCAAAGTTTTATGAGAAGGTCTTCCAGTATCGCTTTGCCGAAGGAGACGGTGTTTTGGCAGGTCATCCTCTGGGGAACCTGATTATTGCAGGCATTTCCGAAATGCAGGGCTCTACCTATAACGCCATGCAGCTTCTGACCAAGTTTTTCCATACAACAGGTAAAATCTACCCCTCAAGCGACACTCCGCTGACTTTGCATGCTGTGTTTACAGATGGAACGGAAGTTGTCGGTGAGAGCAATCTAGCTAGTAAGGCTGGTATGATTGAGCGGGTCTATGTGACCAATACCTATGATGATGAAAAGCCTGTTGCCAGTAGAAAGGTGGTCCAGAGTATTTTGGATAGCGACATGGTGGTACTGGGGCCGGGTTCCCTTTTCACCTCCATCTTGCCAAATCTCGTGATTGAGGAAATTGGTCAAGCCCTCTTAGAGACCAAGGCAGAAGTGGCCTATGTCTGCAACATTATGACTCAACGCGGCGAAACCGAGCACTTTTCAGACAGCGACCATGTTCAAGTCTTGCATCGTCATCTGGGCAAAAAGTTCATTGATACTGTCTTGGTCAATATAGAACCGGTCCCGCGCGAGTATATGAATAGCAATAAATTTGATGAATATTTAGTTCAGGTTGATCATAATTTTCGAGGGCTGCAGGAGCAAGTTCCACGAGTCATTTCCTCGAATTTTCTTCGTTTGGAAAATGGCGGAGCTTTCCATGACGGAGAGTTGCTTGTTGACGAATTGATGCAGATTATACAGGTGCGCAAATGA
- a CDS encoding SEC10/PgrA surface exclusion domain-containing protein — MEIMNEVKKVVLAGAILTGAVSVANQALAEEVKPLEPISASEQKAVEKHSEVTATDVAISQAQVDKADSAVKFQEEITNAAQAEVTSAENTVKEIKEAVTQAEEAVKEATPENIQQAKDSVAAKEGAQKQAQDDLKTAEATQKQAEKSVTGQEAKVTEATSKLANKEGEVTDAEQVVAEKQAILDGTGVADVVAKAETAKRNLEASKEAVSQAQTELTTAKQADARRVSELERAESEVRATEADKLTKEQTLAQATAQADQTEAQYQAAKEKLSKAQSLLDSLKTGSITYPDGYAEALKAYFNNPTEENSNKLQQIAKKGMIAAGFGSPDGGKTYYSNPASPFKPSEADKKVLISDVNNLSSEVQEALAAFNTQLINDFRRLMGTDDIPVLVNRDMQKVAQKATQLSTNQYGHDQDALNTAAKEVGLVQGNQGLLSENIGYQSPSDVVTLADLKQQAYNNLVMMMFYDKHADWGHALNFAGLDRESVVLQYIGVATRKLDRGLMAMHYVGTDAKTIDLLKNRLHQDVKVDTKNNVPSIEDQIKAAQKSLAQAQTSFTAAKGANEATQAKKAQAQTTYEEAKSFAEKAVAQRAAIQNTALKTPEAELKLAQAEAELTKADSENKNAQAGLAQLNADVQAKRKVLEAAKEKLAEKQAERETLNEALMAEKTVLARKQAELVRTKEVVTNHQKALEKAQKDLKASKERVEILQNAPEILEKAKTALASAQEVLNEKKSALEVAQAKLEGAKAVQSKVVAAHKELVSAYRTYLEAKLEAEHQEKLAAQKARIEQAGGNPVAVVQNGKIVKYVQRQANNQTTKVTNPVYQAPAVSGSTGLPKTGEELSSLGLFGVVTISLLTLLRIKRKSEVN, encoded by the coding sequence ATGGAAATCATGAATGAAGTTAAGAAAGTTGTATTAGCTGGTGCAATTTTAACAGGAGCTGTTAGTGTAGCTAATCAAGCCCTTGCGGAAGAGGTGAAACCTTTAGAGCCAATATCAGCTAGTGAACAGAAGGCAGTTGAAAAACATTCCGAAGTAACTGCTACTGATGTGGCTATCTCACAAGCGCAAGTTGATAAGGCGGACTCAGCTGTTAAATTCCAAGAGGAAATCACAAATGCAGCTCAGGCAGAGGTGACTTCTGCTGAAAACACAGTCAAGGAAATCAAAGAAGCGGTTACTCAGGCAGAGGAAGCCGTTAAGGAAGCTACTCCTGAAAATATCCAGCAGGCAAAAGATAGTGTAGCCGCAAAAGAGGGTGCTCAGAAGCAAGCTCAAGATGATTTGAAAACTGCGGAAGCTACACAAAAACAAGCTGAAAAAAGTGTGACTGGTCAGGAAGCGAAAGTTACCGAAGCTACAAGCAAGCTGGCTAACAAAGAGGGAGAAGTGACAGATGCAGAGCAGGTCGTAGCTGAAAAGCAGGCTATTCTTGATGGAACAGGAGTTGCAGACGTTGTTGCCAAAGCTGAAACTGCTAAACGTAACTTAGAAGCCAGCAAAGAGGCAGTTTCACAGGCTCAAACAGAATTAACGACTGCCAAACAAGCTGATGCTCGACGTGTTTCCGAATTGGAACGTGCTGAAAGCGAGGTAAGAGCTACAGAAGCAGATAAGCTGACGAAAGAACAGACATTAGCTCAGGCAACTGCACAGGCGGATCAAACTGAAGCTCAGTATCAAGCTGCTAAAGAGAAGCTATCTAAGGCTCAAAGTCTGCTGGATAGCTTGAAAACTGGCTCTATCACCTATCCTGATGGATATGCTGAAGCTTTAAAAGCCTACTTCAACAATCCCACAGAAGAAAACTCAAACAAACTGCAACAAATTGCCAAGAAAGGCATGATTGCTGCTGGCTTTGGCTCGCCTGATGGAGGTAAGACTTATTATAGCAATCCAGCTTCTCCATTTAAACCAAGCGAAGCTGATAAGAAGGTGCTGATTTCCGATGTCAATAATTTATCATCCGAGGTTCAGGAAGCATTGGCTGCATTTAATACACAACTGATCAATGATTTCCGTCGGTTGATGGGGACGGATGATATTCCAGTCCTGGTCAATCGAGATATGCAAAAGGTTGCTCAGAAAGCGACTCAGCTGTCTACTAATCAATACGGACATGATCAGGATGCTTTAAATACTGCCGCTAAAGAAGTCGGACTGGTTCAAGGGAACCAAGGTTTGCTCTCGGAGAATATTGGGTATCAAAGCCCGAGTGATGTAGTGACACTAGCTGATCTGAAACAACAAGCTTACAATAATCTGGTTATGATGATGTTTTACGATAAGCATGCTGATTGGGGTCATGCCCTAAACTTTGCAGGTCTGGATCGTGAGTCAGTAGTGTTGCAGTATATTGGTGTAGCAACCCGGAAGCTAGATCGTGGGTTAATGGCTATGCACTATGTGGGTACCGATGCCAAAACGATTGATTTGCTGAAAAATCGTCTGCATCAGGATGTTAAAGTTGACACTAAGAACAACGTGCCTAGCATCGAGGATCAAATTAAAGCTGCTCAAAAGTCTCTAGCACAAGCACAGACAAGCTTTACTGCTGCAAAGGGTGCTAATGAGGCAACACAAGCTAAAAAGGCACAAGCCCAGACAACCTACGAAGAGGCAAAATCTTTTGCTGAAAAAGCAGTAGCTCAGCGTGCTGCTATTCAAAACACAGCCTTAAAAACACCTGAAGCGGAATTAAAATTAGCTCAGGCAGAAGCAGAACTGACAAAAGCTGACTCAGAAAATAAAAATGCTCAAGCAGGGTTGGCTCAACTGAATGCGGATGTTCAGGCTAAAAGGAAAGTACTTGAGGCAGCAAAAGAAAAGTTGGCCGAAAAACAAGCTGAACGGGAAACATTGAATGAAGCTCTAATGGCTGAAAAAACAGTATTGGCAAGGAAACAAGCTGAGCTTGTTAGAACGAAAGAAGTCGTTACTAATCATCAAAAAGCACTCGAAAAAGCTCAAAAGGACTTGAAAGCATCAAAAGAACGGGTAGAAATCTTGCAGAATGCACCTGAAATTTTAGAAAAGGCAAAAACAGCCCTTGCGAGTGCTCAAGAAGTACTGAATGAAAAGAAATCAGCGCTTGAAGTAGCACAAGCCAAACTAGAAGGTGCAAAAGCAGTTCAAAGCAAAGTAGTTGCAGCTCACAAAGAGTTGGTATCTGCTTATCGTACATATCTGGAGGCAAAGCTAGAAGCGGAGCATCAAGAAAAACTAGCTGCCCAAAAGGCACGTATTGAGCAAGCTGGAGGAAATCCGGTTGCAGTGGTTCAAAATGGCAAGATTGTGAAGTATGTGCAAAGACAAGCAAATAATCAGACAACGAAAGTTACTAATCCGGTTTATCAAGCTCCTGCTGTGTCTGGATCAACTGGCTTGCCTAAAACAGGTGAAGAACTTTCAAGCCTTGGGCTGTTTGGTGTAGTAACTATTTCACTTTTAACTTTGTTGCGAATCAAACGAAAATCTGAAGTAAATTAA
- a CDS encoding BlaI/MecI/CopY family transcriptional regulator, which translates to MNHSIKRLPDGEFAILKIIWHLPSPTTSAQIMEKLGEDNHWKPQTLLTVLARLTEKGFLESVRKGRERQYTALISEDEYLEVETSDFLKRYSGHSMGGFVKTLFSSNSFSENELDELRNLLNQKE; encoded by the coding sequence ATGAATCATTCAATTAAACGTTTACCAGATGGTGAATTTGCCATCTTAAAGATTATTTGGCATTTGCCAAGTCCAACGACTTCTGCTCAAATTATGGAAAAGCTGGGTGAAGATAACCATTGGAAGCCTCAGACCTTGTTGACAGTCTTAGCTCGCTTGACGGAAAAGGGTTTCTTAGAAAGTGTTCGAAAGGGGCGTGAAAGGCAGTACACGGCCTTAATTTCAGAAGATGAGTACCTAGAGGTAGAAACGTCAGACTTTTTGAAGCGCTATAGCGGACATTCCATGGGTGGCTTTGTCAAGACTCTCTTTTCGTCCAATTCTTTTTCAGAAAATGAGCTGGATGAGCTACGCAATTTACTGAATCAGAAAGAGTAA
- a CDS encoding replication initiator protein A: protein MADITIDQLATLTFYQIPEIFFTRIQHNENGYVKLTSSYTSLSSDAKLAYGALYNRCKLSISSFQKGNRDYVDENGAVFLIFTVSDLMLLLDKGKMKVTKIKKELQEHGLLREVRQGLNKPNRLYLQLVDANLEIVEHYSADGELLKRVNAFGKVLYEKVPQSIGNSESIKNGRPQNGLQNVHEADGINTERSQTESSYDTNRYEGESSLSGLSISEAFKMGQHGFLSPKLVQKLSLFGKDAKILENKIYQAKRQVEKNYNNLLADQEIYGEVWLQDLERELDKLIFKIKTGEAEGKPIQNVPAYFYKMMIRFWKMVLLIEKEQGFMEVSGQSEYARKFPDECPSLIARYYPDKLSEMKLNKYLAELSKDTTTC from the coding sequence ATGGCAGATATCACGATTGATCAACTAGCTACTTTAACTTTTTATCAAATTCCAGAAATCTTTTTCACTCGTATTCAACACAATGAGAACGGCTATGTCAAATTGACTAGTTCCTACACGAGTCTTTCATCTGATGCCAAGTTAGCTTATGGGGCTCTCTATAATCGTTGTAAATTAAGTATCAGTTCATTCCAGAAGGGGAATAGAGATTACGTTGATGAAAACGGAGCGGTCTTTCTAATTTTTACAGTTTCTGACTTGATGTTACTACTTGATAAGGGAAAGATGAAGGTTACTAAGATCAAGAAAGAACTGCAAGAACATGGTCTCTTACGGGAAGTTAGGCAGGGACTCAATAAACCAAATAGACTTTATCTTCAGCTAGTAGATGCTAATTTAGAAATAGTGGAGCACTATTCAGCTGATGGTGAGTTACTGAAGAGGGTTAATGCTTTTGGTAAAGTTCTCTATGAAAAAGTACCCCAAAGCATTGGTAATAGCGAAAGTATCAAAAATGGACGTCCGCAAAATGGACTTCAAAACGTCCACGAAGCGGACGGAATAAATACAGAGAGGAGTCAGACAGAGTCCTCATACGATACTAATCGATACGAGGGCGAGTCATCTTTATCTGGTTTATCAATTTCTGAAGCATTTAAAATGGGGCAACATGGTTTTCTTTCTCCTAAACTAGTTCAGAAACTCAGTTTATTTGGAAAAGATGCAAAAATTCTTGAAAATAAAATCTATCAAGCAAAACGTCAAGTTGAGAAAAATTACAACAACCTCTTAGCTGATCAGGAAATTTATGGAGAGGTTTGGCTACAGGATCTTGAACGTGAGCTTGATAAATTGATTTTCAAAATCAAAACAGGAGAGGCTGAAGGAAAACCAATCCAGAATGTCCCAGCATACTTTTACAAAATGATGATTCGTTTTTGGAAAATGGTTCTACTCATCGAAAAAGAACAGGGCTTTATGGAGGTATCAGGACAAAGTGAGTACGCTAGAAAATTCCCTGATGAGTGTCCTAGTCTGATTGCACGTTATTATCCAGACAAACTATCAGAGATGAAACTGAATAAATATCTAGCTGAGTTGTCTAAGGACACAACAACATGTTAA
- a CDS encoding DUF1304 domain-containing protein, translating to MSIFTLILASLVALEFFYIMYLETIATTSATTARVFGMSQEELEQKSVNTLFKNQGVYNGLLGILVLIATFVQPNPVWLGIFMVYIILVAAYGAVTSDPKILFKQGGLAMLTLLSLFF from the coding sequence ATGTCTATTTTTACACTGATTTTGGCAAGTTTGGTTGCCTTGGAATTTTTCTATATTATGTACTTAGAGACCATCGCAACGACTTCAGCTACGACAGCACGGGTCTTTGGTATGTCTCAAGAGGAGTTGGAGCAAAAGTCGGTCAATACCCTTTTCAAAAACCAAGGAGTTTATAATGGTCTGCTGGGGATTTTGGTTTTAATTGCGACCTTTGTGCAGCCTAATCCAGTTTGGCTGGGAATTTTTATGGTTTATATCATCTTGGTAGCGGCTTACGGTGCAGTTACCAGTGACCCAAAAATCCTGTTCAAGCAGGGTGGTTTGGCAATGTTGACTCTGCTGAGTTTATTTTTCTAA
- a CDS encoding NAD(P)/FAD-dependent oxidoreductase — MSELYDITIVGGGPVGLFAAFYAHLRQAKVKIIDSLPQLGGQPAILYPEKKILDVPGFTNLTGEELTQRLIEQLETFQTEICLNETVLDIVKSDDGFTITTSKAQHQTKTIIIAMGGGAFKPRALELDDAEAYSNLHYHVSNISQYAGKKVVVLGGGDSAVDWALAFEKIAETSLVHRRDNFRALEHSVEELKASSVEIKTPFVPSRLVGENGKITHLEIIKVKGEESQLLPLDHLFVNYGFKSSVGNLKDWGLELNRHKILVNSKQETSVPGIYAAGDCCSYEGKIDLIATGHGEAPTAVNNAINHIYPDQKVQPKHSTSL, encoded by the coding sequence ATGTCTGAACTGTATGATATTACGATTGTCGGCGGCGGTCCAGTTGGCCTATTCGCAGCTTTTTACGCTCATTTGCGCCAAGCCAAGGTGAAAATCATTGATTCTCTGCCTCAGCTGGGCGGTCAGCCGGCCATTCTCTACCCAGAGAAGAAGATTCTGGATGTGCCGGGCTTTACTAATTTGACTGGCGAAGAATTGACTCAGCGTCTGATTGAGCAGCTGGAAACTTTCCAGACTGAGATTTGCCTCAATGAAACAGTGCTGGATATCGTCAAATCTGATGATGGCTTCACCATTACGACTTCTAAAGCCCAGCATCAGACCAAAACCATTATTATCGCCATGGGAGGCGGCGCCTTCAAACCGAGGGCCTTGGAGCTAGACGATGCTGAAGCCTACAGCAACCTCCACTATCACGTTTCAAACATCAGCCAGTACGCTGGCAAAAAGGTTGTTGTTCTGGGTGGCGGCGACTCGGCTGTTGACTGGGCGCTAGCTTTTGAAAAGATTGCAGAAACCAGTCTGGTTCATCGTCGGGACAACTTTCGGGCTTTAGAGCATAGTGTGGAAGAACTCAAGGCTTCTAGCGTTGAAATTAAGACACCGTTTGTTCCTAGTCGCTTGGTCGGCGAAAACGGCAAGATAACCCACTTGGAAATCATTAAAGTCAAAGGAGAAGAAAGCCAGCTTCTGCCTCTGGATCATCTCTTTGTTAACTACGGTTTTAAATCTTCTGTCGGCAATCTCAAAGATTGGGGCTTGGAGCTCAACCGTCACAAGATTTTGGTCAACAGCAAGCAGGAAACTTCCGTACCAGGTATCTATGCAGCCGGAGACTGCTGTAGCTACGAGGGGAAAATTGACCTAATTGCGACTGGGCACGGTGAGGCACCTACTGCTGTCAACAATGCCATTAACCATATTTATCCTGATCAAAAAGTCCAACCCAAACATTCTACAAGCCTATAA
- the whiA gene encoding DNA-binding protein WhiA, whose product MSFTVKVKEELLSLSVKDKNELAAIIKMAGSLGISSSGLTLSISTENAKIARHLYELLLELYQVKSEIRHHQKTNLRKNRVYTVFLDQKVEEILSDLHLADSFFGIEAGIDKAILSDDEASRSYLRGAFLASGSMREPDSGKYQLEILSVYLDHAEDLAALMRRFLLDAKTIERKKGAVTYLQRAEDIMDFLIVIGAMEAMAEFESLKLMREARNDLNRANNAETANIARTVTASMKTINNIAKISDNIGIESLPVDLQEVAQLRIQHPDYSIQQLADSLSRPLTKSGVNHRLRKINKIADEL is encoded by the coding sequence ATGAGTTTTACAGTGAAGGTAAAAGAAGAGCTTTTAAGCTTATCTGTAAAAGACAAAAACGAGTTGGCTGCCATCATCAAGATGGCTGGTAGCTTGGGAATTTCTTCGTCTGGCCTTACCTTATCCATTTCAACAGAAAATGCTAAGATTGCCCGCCATCTCTATGAGCTGTTGTTGGAGCTTTATCAGGTCAAGTCAGAAATTCGCCACCATCAGAAGACCAATCTGCGCAAGAATCGCGTTTATACAGTATTTCTGGATCAGAAAGTTGAAGAAATCCTTTCTGATCTGCACTTGGCTGACTCCTTTTTTGGTATCGAGGCAGGGATTGACAAGGCTATTCTGTCAGATGACGAAGCCAGTCGCTCCTATCTGAGGGGAGCCTTTCTTGCTAGTGGTAGTATGCGGGAGCCAGACTCGGGCAAGTACCAGCTGGAAATACTGTCCGTTTATCTGGATCATGCTGAGGACTTGGCTGCCTTGATGCGGCGTTTTCTGCTGGATGCCAAGACCATTGAGCGCAAGAAGGGGGCTGTTACTTATCTGCAGAGAGCTGAGGACATCATGGATTTTCTCATTGTCATCGGTGCTATGGAAGCCATGGCTGAGTTTGAATCTCTTAAGCTCATGCGGGAAGCGCGCAATGACCTCAATCGCGCCAATAATGCGGAGACAGCGAACATCGCTCGCACGGTCACAGCCAGTATGAAAACCATCAACAATATTGCCAAAATCAGCGATAATATCGGCATTGAGAGTTTACCTGTAGACCTGCAGGAGGTTGCTCAACTTCGTATCCAGCATCCGGACTATTCGATCCAGCAGCTAGCTGATAGTCTGAGCCGGCCTCTAACTAAGAGCGGTGTCAATCATCGCTTGAGAAAGATCAATAAAATCGCAGATGAATTATAA
- the rapZ gene encoding RNase adapter RapZ has product MAEHKIQLVIVTGMSGAGKTVAIQSFEDLGYFTIDNMPPTLVPKFLQLVEGTTDNDKLALVVDMRSRSFFLEIQDILDELERSTEIDFKILFLDAADKELVARYKETRRSHPLAADGRILDGIKLERELLAPLKNLSQNVVDTTDLTPRELRKTISEQFSNQDEMHSFRIEVMSFGFKYGLPLDADLVFDVRFLPNPYYKPELRNQTGLDKDVFDYVMNHAESEEFYQHLLGLIEPILPGYQKEGKSVLTIAVGCTGGQHRSVAFAQRLADDLAKNWPVNASHRDKNRRKETVNRS; this is encoded by the coding sequence ATGGCTGAACACAAGATTCAATTAGTGATTGTGACAGGAATGAGCGGTGCTGGAAAGACAGTTGCTATCCAGTCTTTTGAGGATTTGGGCTATTTTACCATTGATAATATGCCACCGACTCTAGTACCAAAGTTTTTGCAGCTGGTCGAAGGAACCACTGACAATGACAAACTGGCTCTGGTTGTTGATATGCGGAGTCGTTCCTTCTTTTTGGAGATTCAGGATATTCTGGATGAGCTGGAAAGAAGTACGGAAATTGATTTTAAAATTCTATTTTTGGATGCGGCTGATAAGGAATTGGTGGCTCGCTATAAAGAAACCCGACGAAGTCATCCCTTGGCAGCTGACGGGCGGATTTTAGATGGAATAAAGCTGGAGCGTGAACTCTTGGCGCCTCTGAAGAACCTCAGTCAAAATGTCGTTGATACAACGGATTTGACGCCACGGGAGCTTAGAAAAACGATTTCTGAACAGTTTTCCAATCAAGATGAAATGCACAGTTTCCGCATTGAGGTTATGAGTTTTGGTTTCAAATACGGCTTGCCTCTGGATGCAGACTTGGTCTTTGATGTGCGTTTCCTGCCAAATCCCTACTATAAACCTGAGCTGCGTAATCAAACAGGATTGGACAAGGATGTCTTTGACTATGTCATGAACCATGCGGAGTCTGAAGAATTTTACCAGCATTTACTGGGTCTGATTGAGCCGATTTTGCCGGGCTATCAAAAGGAAGGCAAGTCCGTACTGACCATCGCGGTCGGCTGCACGGGCGGACAGCACCGTAGCGTAGCCTTTGCGCAACGTTTGGCGGATGATTTAGCAAAAAACTGGCCAGTCAATGCCAGCCATCGCGACAAAAATCGTCGGAAGGAAACGGTGAACCGCTCATGA